A single region of the Nicotiana sylvestris chromosome 6, ASM39365v2, whole genome shotgun sequence genome encodes:
- the LOC138871235 gene encoding secreted RxLR effector protein 161-like, with amino-acid sequence MSNNIANINATKSMLTSKFDIKDLGVADLILGIKIHKTPQSLALSQSHYTKTILEKFKHLNFKVAKTPIDVNLALAKNKGQSISQLDYDRVQGCLMYIMNCARPDIACAISKLSRYTSNSGQSHWMAMKRVLGYLEHTQDFALHYSNYHAVIEGYYDANWITGSTNSKSTSGYVFTIGG; translated from the coding sequence atgagtaataacattgccaacataaatgcgactaagagtatgctaactagcaagtttgatataaAAGACTTAGGggttgctgatttaattctggggattaagatccataagactcctcaaagtctagcattgtcacaatctcattatacaAAGACAATACTTGAAAAGTTCAAGCACTTAaattttaaagttgcaaagactccaattgacgtgaatcttgcactagcaaagaacaaaggccaaagcatatcacaattggattatgatCGTGTGCAGGGATGCTTAATGTATATTATGAATTGtgcacgaccagatatagcttgtgctataagtaaattgagtcgatacacgagcaattcaggtcaatctcattggatggcaatgaaacgagtatTGGGATATTTAGAACACACCCAGGACTTTGCTTTGCATTACAGTAATTATCATGCGGTGATTGAGGGGTACtatgatgcaaattggatcaccggttcaactaaTTCTAAGTctacaagtggatatgtattcactattggtggatga